The Apium graveolens cultivar Ventura chromosome 6, ASM990537v1, whole genome shotgun sequence genome contains a region encoding:
- the LOC141668960 gene encoding actin-related protein 2/3 complex subunit 2A isoform X2 has protein sequence MILLQSPSKYLFQILSNRLKNLEKGVELDCQWVEFDDVRYHVQSSMKNPQLLLLSLSLPTPPPETLFVGGLPPGAIEAVKVAYGVVVKIIDPPRDGYNLTLRMNLSKLPPDEENNKALMIKIASVREVVLGAPLRVVLKHLAARTLAPDVEKLVALVHRPKESFFLVPRAEKVTIIFPMRFKDSIDTVLATSFLQEFVEARRVAALNTAPSCLWSASPPLELKDAPAESLSVNAGFITFVILPRHVEGKKLDRTVWSLSTFHAYVNYHVKCSEGFMHTRMRRRVESLIQALDRAKPESLKTKRSGHSRSFKRLSLKDGRG, from the exons ATGATACTTTTGCAATCTCCTTCCAAGTATCTGTTTCAGATCTTGTCTAATCGCCTCAAAAA TCTTGAGAAAGGAGTTGAACTTGATTGTCAGTGGGTTGAGTTTGACGATGTGCGTTACCATGTTCAG TCTTCTATGAAGAATCCACAGCTCCTGCTACTGTCATTGTCATTACCCACACCACCTCCAGAAACTCTTTTTGTTGGGGGACTTCCTCCTGGTGCCATAGAAGCTGTAAAAGTAGCATACGGTGTCGTGGTTAAAATTATCGACCCTCCAAGAGATGGATATAATCTCACATTGAGAATGAACTTGTCAAAACTTCCTCCGGATGAAG AGAACAATAAAGCTCTAATGATAAAAATTGCATCTGTAAGAGAAGTGGTACTGGGGGCTCCCTTGAGAGTAGTTCTAAAACATTTGGCCGCCAGGACTCTTGCTCCAGATGTAGAGAAGCTTGTGGCCCTTGTGCATCGGCCAAAGGAGTCATTTTTTCTTGTTCCTCGA GCTGAAAAGGTGACAATAATTTTCCCCATGAGATTCAAGGATTCGATAGATACAGTTCTTGCAACTTCTTTCCTTCAG GAATTTGTGGAAGCAAGGCGTGTGGCTGCACTGAACACTGCACCATCTTGTTTGTGGTCTGCTTCTCCTCCCTTGGAACTAAAGGATGCTCCTGCTGAATCATTGTCTGTAAATGCCGGATTTATCACCTTTG TCATTCTTCCTCGACATGTAGAAGGCAAAAAACTTGACCGAACTGTTTGGAGTTTATCAACATTCCATGCATATGTAAATTATCATGTCAAG TGTTCTGAAGGTTTCATGCATACACGGATGAGACGTAGAGTGGAGTCATTAATTCAG GCTCTGGATCGTGCCAAGCCCGAGTCATTGAAGACAAAGCGGAGCGGTCACAGCAGATCTTTCAAACGACTG AGCCTCAAGGACGGAAGGGGGTAA
- the LOC141668960 gene encoding actin-related protein 2/3 complex subunit 2A isoform X1 translates to MILLQSPSKYLFQILSNRLKNLEKGVELDCQWVEFDDVRYHVQSSMKNPQLLLLSLSLPTPPPETLFVGGLPPGAIEAVKVAYGVVVKIIDPPRDGYNLTLRMNLSKLPPDEVICINTWSCSCSSLDAYCVSFGAENNKALMIKIASVREVVLGAPLRVVLKHLAARTLAPDVEKLVALVHRPKESFFLVPRAEKVTIIFPMRFKDSIDTVLATSFLQEFVEARRVAALNTAPSCLWSASPPLELKDAPAESLSVNAGFITFVILPRHVEGKKLDRTVWSLSTFHAYVNYHVKCSEGFMHTRMRRRVESLIQALDRAKPESLKTKRSGHSRSFKRLSLKDGRG, encoded by the exons ATGATACTTTTGCAATCTCCTTCCAAGTATCTGTTTCAGATCTTGTCTAATCGCCTCAAAAA TCTTGAGAAAGGAGTTGAACTTGATTGTCAGTGGGTTGAGTTTGACGATGTGCGTTACCATGTTCAG TCTTCTATGAAGAATCCACAGCTCCTGCTACTGTCATTGTCATTACCCACACCACCTCCAGAAACTCTTTTTGTTGGGGGACTTCCTCCTGGTGCCATAGAAGCTGTAAAAGTAGCATACGGTGTCGTGGTTAAAATTATCGACCCTCCAAGAGATGGATATAATCTCACATTGAGAATGAACTTGTCAAAACTTCCTCCGGATGAAG TCATTTGCATTAATACATGGTCATGCTCGTGCTCTTCCTTAGATGCCTATTGTGTTTCATTTGGTGCAGAGAACAATAAAGCTCTAATGATAAAAATTGCATCTGTAAGAGAAGTGGTACTGGGGGCTCCCTTGAGAGTAGTTCTAAAACATTTGGCCGCCAGGACTCTTGCTCCAGATGTAGAGAAGCTTGTGGCCCTTGTGCATCGGCCAAAGGAGTCATTTTTTCTTGTTCCTCGA GCTGAAAAGGTGACAATAATTTTCCCCATGAGATTCAAGGATTCGATAGATACAGTTCTTGCAACTTCTTTCCTTCAG GAATTTGTGGAAGCAAGGCGTGTGGCTGCACTGAACACTGCACCATCTTGTTTGTGGTCTGCTTCTCCTCCCTTGGAACTAAAGGATGCTCCTGCTGAATCATTGTCTGTAAATGCCGGATTTATCACCTTTG TCATTCTTCCTCGACATGTAGAAGGCAAAAAACTTGACCGAACTGTTTGGAGTTTATCAACATTCCATGCATATGTAAATTATCATGTCAAG TGTTCTGAAGGTTTCATGCATACACGGATGAGACGTAGAGTGGAGTCATTAATTCAG GCTCTGGATCGTGCCAAGCCCGAGTCATTGAAGACAAAGCGGAGCGGTCACAGCAGATCTTTCAAACGACTG AGCCTCAAGGACGGAAGGGGGTAA
- the LOC141663703 gene encoding transcription initiation factor TFIID subunit 11 — protein MMTQSKDPFEVAFEEQDESPPESPANSLPEYHARDTQKQSVANHQLTSVNVQDDDNYDEDDDNEIDNDDGDTVIDRPPESAMVASSSMQVTEGTTAAAVRGKNKDDDEEELEEDNMDVELGKLQSTGDPDKMAKMQSILSQFTEEQMSRYESFRRSGFQKANMKRLLGSITGSPKISVPMTIVVSGIAKIYVGELVETARVVMSERNETGPIRPCHIREAYRRLKLEGKVPKRSVPRLFR, from the exons ATGATGACACAATCGAAAGATCCTTTTGAGGTTGCCTTTGAGGAACAGGACGAGTCACCGCCTGAATCACCAGCCAACTCCTTGCCAGAGTATCATGCTCGTGATACCCAAAAGCAATCTGTAGCTAATCACCAGCTCACTTCAGTTAATGTTCAGGATGATGATAATTATGATGAAGACGATGATAACGAGATCGATAATGATGATGGTGACACAGTAATAGATCGTCCTCCAGAGTCGGCTATGGTGGCATCATCGTCAATGCAAGTTACAGAGGGTACCACTGCTGCTGCAGTTCGTGGCAAGAACAAGGATGACGATGAGGAGGAATTAGAAGAGGATAATATGGATGTCGAACTTGGAAAGCTTCAGTCAACTGGGGATCCAGATAAAATGGCCAAGATGCA GTCTATTCTGTCACAGTTCACTGAGGAACAGATGAGTAGGTACGAGTCGTTCCGAAGATCTGGATTTCAGAAGGCTAATATGAAAagg TTGCTAGGTAGCATCACTGGAAGCCCAAAAATTTCGGTACCTATGACAATTGTGGTATCAGGGATTGCAAAAATATATGTTGGCGAGCTTGTTGAAACAG CCCGGGTAGTAATGTCAGAGAGAAATGAAACTGGGCCAATAAGACCTTGTCACATTAGAGAAGCATATAGAAGACTAAAACTGGAAGGCAAGGTTCCAAAAAGATCAGTTCCGAGGCTCTTTCGCTAG